Below is a genomic region from Anoxybacillus flavithermus.
AGCCGCAATGTTGACACATCATAATTTAACAGCCAATACGCTCATGTGCACGAAATGGATGTATAAATGTGAACGCGGGAACGAATCGATTCTTGGTGTACTTCCGTTTTTCCACGTATACGGGATGACGGCTGTCATGAACTTATCCATTATGGAAGGATATAAAATGATTTTATTGCCGAAGTTTGATGTCGAAACGACGTTAAAAACGATTGAAAAACAACGACCAACGCTATTTCCAGGCGCTCCAACGATTTATATTGCGCTGCTCAACCACCCGAATTTAAAAAAATATGATTTATCGTCAATTAAAATATGTATTAGCGGTTCAGCTCCGCTTCCAGTTGAAGTGCAAGAACAATTTGAAACAGTAACAGGTGGCAAGATTATTGAAGGTTACGGCTTAACCGAAGCATCCCCTGTGACGCATTCCAACTTTATTTGGGACGGAAAACGAATCAAAGGAAGTATCGGTGTGCCTTGGCCAGACACAGAGGCGATGATCGTCTCGTTAGAAACGGGAGGGAAAGCAAACGTAAATGAAATTGGTGAAATCGTTGTACGTGGTCCACAAGTAATGAAAGGATATTGGAACCGACCAGAAGAAACAGCAGCGACCCTTCGTGACGGTTGGTTGTATACAGGCGATTTAGGGTATATGAATGAAGAAGGTTATTTCTTTGTCGTCGACCGAAAAAAAGATATGATTATCGCAAGCGGTTATAACGTATATCCACGCGAAGTAGAAGAAGTGTTGTATGAGCATCCGAAAGTGCAAGAAGCTGTCGTCATTGGTGTACCAGATGCTTATCGTGGTGAGACGGTGAAAGCGTTTATTGTGCTCAAAGAAGGAGAACAGTGCACAGAAGAAGAACTTGATCAATTTATGAGAAGTAAATTAGCTGCTTATAAAGTGCCGCGCATTTATGAATTTAGAAAAGAATTGCCAAAAACAGCAGTTGGTAAAATATTGCGCCGTGCGCTTGTGGAAGAAGAAAAAGAAAAACAAAAATAAGCGGCGATTGTTTTTTTCTTGACACGCTTTTGGCCTCTCTTTAAAATAAAAATATGAATGATTATTCATTCATATTTTTGAAAGGGAGAATGCAAAGTTGAAACGCGACAAACCGAAGTTTAAACAAATTATTGATGCAGCTGTGATTGTCATTGCTGAAAACGGCTACCATCAAGCGCAAGTATCGAAAATTGCGAAACAAGCCGGTGTAGCGGATGGGACGATTTATTTGTATTTTAAAAATAAAGAAGATATTTTAATCTCGTTGTTTCAAGAAAAAATGGGATATTTTATCGAAAAAATTGAAGAAGAAATAGAAGGAATTTCGAGTCCGTCGGAGAAGTTGTTCTTGTTGATTCAAAAACATTTTCAAATGTTAGCGGCGGACCCGCATTTAGCGATTGTCACCCAATTGGAACTTCGCCAATCGAATAAATCATTGCGTCTGAAAATTAATGAAATTTTGAAAGGATATTTAAAAGTAGTCGATCGCATTGTGCAAGAAGGAATCGATAAAGGGGAGTTTCGTGCAGATTTAAATGTGCGTCTTGCCCGTCAAATGATTTTTGGGACGATTGATGAAATGGTGACAACGTGGGTAATGAATGAACAAAAATACGATCTTGTCGCATTGGCGAAACCGGTTCATCAGCTGTTAACGAAAGGTTGTTGTGTGTAGGCACGACAACCTTCCGACATACATGAAGGAGGGGGAACATGTTTTCTGTTCAACAAGAGGGGTATGTGGCGATTTTAGCACTTCATCGTCCACCAGCAAACGCTTTAGCATCTTCTGTTTTGAAAGAGCTTTCAGAACGGCTTGATGCATTAAAAGAAGACGAACAAGTACGTGTCATCGTTCTTCACGGAGAAGGAAGATTTTTCTCAGCTGGTGCCGATATTAAAGAGTTTACAGCGATCGAGGCGAGCGAACAAGCGGCTGAACTTGCTCGAGCTGGACAACAAGTGATGGAGAAAATTGAACAGTTTCCGAAACCGATTATTGCCGCGATTCACGGTGCTGCACTTGGCGGAGGGCTCGAGTTAGCTATGAGTTGCCATCTGCGCATCGTAGCGGAAAACGCCAAACTTGGCTTACCAGAATTGCAGCTCGGCATCATTCCGGGATTTGCAGGAACACAACGCTTATTGCGTCATGTCGGTATGGCAAAAGCGCTAGAAATGATGTGGACAAGCGAACCGATCACAGGTGCAGAAGCTGTGCAGTGGGGACTAGCAAACAAAGCCGTCCCAGAAGAACAATTGCTTGATACAGCGAAGCAACTTGCACAAAAAATTGCTCAAAAGAGCCCGATTTCTGTTCAAGCGGTATTGAAACTAGTTAATGAAGCTCGCACAAAAACGTTCCATGAATGCGTTGAAAAAGAGGCTCAACTGTTTGGACAAGTCTTTGTAACGGAAGATGCGAAAGAGGGCATTTCGGCATTTATCGAAAAACGGACACCACAGTTTCAAGGAAAATAAAAGGGGGAGAGAAGCATGAACATTTTCGTATTAATGAAGCGTACATTTGATACGGAAGAAAAAATTGTCATTCAAAACGGAAAAGTAAGCGAAGAAGGAGCCGAATTCATCATCAACCCATACGATGAATATGCGATTGAAGAAGCGATTCAAGTGCGCGATCAGCACGGTGGTGAAGTGACAGTTGTTACAATTGGGAACGAAGATGCAGAAAAAGAGCTTCGTACAGCGCTTGCCATGGGGGCAGATAAAGCCGTGCTCATTAACATTGAAGATGATGTAGAAAATCGTGACCAATATACAACGGCAAAAGTGCTTGCGGAATATTTAAAAGATAAAGAAGCGGATTTAATTTTAGCTGGAAATGTAGCAATTGACGGAGGTTCTGGGCAAGTTGGGCCACGCGTTGCTGAATTGCTAGGTATTCCTTATATCACAACAATTACGAAGTTAGAAATTGACGGAACAAACGTGAAAGTTGTGCGCGATGTTGAAGGTGACGAAGAAGTTATTGAAACATCTTTACCATTATTAGTAACAGCACAACAAGGATTAAATGAGCCGCGTTATCCATCATTGCCAGGTATTATGAAAGCGAAAAAGAAACCGCTTGAAGAGTTGGAACTTGATGATTTAGATTTGGAAGAAGACGATGTAGAAGCGAAAACGAAAACGATTGAAATCTTTTTACCACCGAAAAAAGAAGCGGGAAAAATTTTGCAAGGAGATATTGCCGATCAAGTAAAAGAACTCGTTTCACTTCTTCATACAGAAGCAAAAGTCATTTAATAGGGGGATGGGGAGCATGGCAAGAAAAGTATTAACATTGGCAGAAGTGCGTGACGGTGCGTTGCGTAACGTATCATTTGAAGCAATTTCCGCTGCAAAAACGATCGCTGAAGGCGGAGAAGTTGTTGCTGTCGTTGTCGGAGCGAGCGTTCGCTCATTAGCAAATGAGCTTATTGCTTACGGTGCAGACCGTGTTATTGTTGTCGAACACGAAAAATTGGCGACGTATACATCAGACGGTTATGCTCAAGCGTTGCAAGCTGTTGTTGAGCAAGAGAAGCCAGAAGGCCTCGTTTTTGGACATACAGCGCTCGGAAAAGACTTATCGCCAAAACTTGCTGCGAAATGGCAGTCTGGTCTTGTGTCTGATGTTGTCGCTGTTGAAGCAACAGGTGGAAATATCGTCTTTACAAGACCGATTTATTCTGGTAAAGCGTTTGAAAAGAAAATCGTGACAGACGGTCTTATGTTTGTGACTGTTCGTCCGAACAATATCGCTCCACTTGAAAAAGATGAAAGTCGCACAGGTGCGGTTGTCGATGTGCAAGTAGACATTAAAGACTTACGCACAATCGTTCGTGATATTGTGAGAAAAACAGCAGAAGGTGTCGATTTATCTGAAGCGAAGGTGATTGTTGCCGGCGGTCGCGGCGTGAAAAGTGCGGAAGGATTTGAGCCGTTGAAAGAATTAGCGAACGTGCTTGGCGGTGCGGTTGGAGCATCGCGTGGGGCATGCGATGCAGGATATTGCGATTATTCGCTTCAAATTGGACAGACAGGAAAAGTTGTTACGCCAGATTTATACATTGCGTGCGGTATTTCGGGGGCGATTCAACATTTAGCAGGCATGTCTAACTCAAAAGTAATCGTGGCAATTAATAAAGACCCTGAAGCGAATATTTTTAAAGTAGCTGATTATGGTATTGTTGGTGACTTGTTTGAAGTCGTTCCGCTTTTAACTGAAGAATTTAAAAAATTAAAAGTACATTCATAAGGCAGAGCGTGATGCTTTGCCTTTTCTTTTCAGCATATTTTTTTGCGACAAGGAAATAGTAGAAGCGAAGCAAAAGATTGGCGTAATGAATACGTTCAGTGGTATACTATGTGCATGGAACGGAAATATTTAAGGAGGAATGAAACATGGCTATTGTAAATGCAACAGATCAAACGTTTGTTAACGAAGTAAAAGAAGGAGTTGTGCTCGTTGACTTTTGGGCACCTTGGTGCGGACCTTGCAAAATGATTGCACCTGTATTGGAAGAAGTAGATCGCGAGCTTGCCGGCAAAGTAAAGGTAGTAAAAGTCAATGTGGATGACAACCCAGAAACAGCTGGAAAATACGGTGTGATGAGCATCCCAACACTATTCGTGTTCAAAGACGGAGAAGTAGTCGACAAGACTGTTGGCTTCCAACCAAAAGAAGCGCTTGTTGGTCTTTTAAGCAAACATTTATAATTGACATACCTCGGAGACATCCGAGGTATTTTTTTTGAAATTTTATATTGACATTGAAAATCGTTCTCTACTATAATGATAACGGTTAATGATAATCGTTATCAAAAAAGGGGGATACATACGAAATGAAAAAACGTCAATTAAAAGCAGTATTTGCAATGTTTTTATTAGCAGGTGGTGTGCTTGCGGGGTGTGGAAACGCAGAGAAGACAGAAACGACAGAGAAGAAGGAAGAAACAAAAGTAGAAGAAAAACAGGGAGAGCAACAACCTGCTGAAACCGAACAAGCAGAAGAACAAGTAAATGTTCAAACGTTCATTGATGCTTATAAAGCAATCAAAGCGGAAACCGAGAAAGCAAAAGAAGGACAACCAGTTGACTGGAATCTTGTAGAAAAAACATACGTCGAGCAGTTGCAAAAACCAATTAACGAACTAGATGGTACATTTGCGCAAACGATTGAAGCCGCGATTCAAGGTGGAAAAAGCGGAGAGTTAAACGTTCATCCAGCACGTCAAATTGTTGATAAAGTGACACAATCTTATTTTTATCAATTGCAAAAGAAACTACAAAAAGATGTTGTAGCGGCACTTGAAGCTGGTGATCAACAACAAGCGACAACATTGTTTGACCAAATTAAGTTGCTAGCAGCGGAAATTTTCGTTCCAACGGCAATGAAACGGGATGAGTATTATCAATTAACAGGAGAATCTAGCCTTGAGCAAAGCATTAACGCCGGTTTAGCAGCGCAAGAAGAAGCATTAAAAGCAAATAACGTAGATGATTTTAAAGTGTACATCCAATTGACAGATAAATCTATTTATCGTAGTTACTATTTAGCGTCTAAATCATATGCTGAAAAAATTGAAGCCGGTGTGAAAGAAGGTAAGGCAGAAGATGAACTCAAAGGTCAACAAGCTGAAGCATGGGGCTTTTTACAAGCGATCAAAGGCTCTTTAGCTGAAGGAGATGAAGCGGCGACAACTCGCTTAGATGAAATTTTATCATTAAATAACGATTATAAAAACATTAAAGCAGAAGAAGTGGGTGCATTATTCGCTAAAGCGTTGTTTGGTAAAATGAAAGGCTATCATGAAAAAGCATCGGCGCAGTTAGATGAGAATAACGTTGTTGAAGCGAAAGTAAAAGCGTTAGAAGGAAACATGTTCTTAAAGGCAATTGAATTAGATGTGAAAGCAAAATTGGGCGAGCAAAAAGCTGCAGACGTGTTTGCTACGGCAGAAAAATGGTATAACGCTATTGCAGAAAACAAAAAAGATGAAGCTGCTCAACATAGTAAAGCTGTGCTTGATGCTGTAAGTGCTATTGTTCAATAAACAGAAGAGCCGCGCATAACACGCGGCTTTTTTGTTGTGATACAATAGTAAGGTGATGAGCGATGAAGGAGTTACACAAATGGCAAAAGTATGTATCACAGGTGGAGCAGGTTTTATCGGCAGTCATTTAGGGAGAAAATTGCTTGAACTTGACCATGAGCTTATCGTGATCGACAATTTTCATCCATATTATTCAACGTGTCGAAAACAACGTCAGCTTCAACAAATAAAGAATGTCGGCTTTTTTCATTTTTATGATGTAGATATTCTGCAATTGGATTCGTTAAAACAAATTTTCTTCCATCATCAACCAGATGTTGTATTCCATTTAGCCGCGCTACCAGGCGTGCAGCCATCGTTATTAGAGCCGTTAGCATATATTGATTACGATGTGAAAGCAACCGTCAATGTATTACAAGCAGCAGGAGAAGCGGAAGTGCAACACGTTTTGTTTGCTTCTTCTTCTTCTGTATACGGCAATCGAGCGTTTCAGCCATTAAAAGAAGAAATGGCAACCGGTCAAGTCATTTCTCCGTATGCAGCGGCGAAATATAGTGCCGAATCGTTTTGTCACGCATATGCCCACATATATGGCTATACGATGACAATTTTTCGCTATTTTACAGTATATGGGCCGTGGGGACGTCCGGATATGGCGATTAGTAAGTTTATTCGTCAACTGTTGCGAAATGAGCCGATTACCGTTTACGGCGATCATACAGCACGCGATTATACGTATATTGATGACATCGTTGCTGGAATGATTCAAGCGCTAGAACGAAAAGGTGAAAGTGACGTGTTTAACCTAGGGGCTGGTCAGCCTGTGACGATGAAGCAATTGCTTGCGGAGTTGCGCAATCATTTTCCGCATATGCGGGTTCATTACGAACCGCCTCGCCTTGGCGATGTTGTCGCTACATGGGCCGATATTACAAAAGCGAAAGAAAAAATCGGGTACGAGCCGCGCGTATCGTTGCGGGAAGGATTGTCAAAGACAATTGAATGGGCGAAGCAATATGAAAAATAAACAAATAAAAATTTTGATGCGACTCATTAGCCTCATATGTATTGTAGCGTTTATATGGATGACGATTCACCACTTTGATGCCCAACTGTTGTTTGATCTGATGCACAAGCTTGTTTCACAACCGTGGCATACGAGTTATATGGTTACTATGTATGGTTTTGCTTTTGTGTTACGTGCTATGGCGTGGAAGTTGTATTTGCCTCAAGCCCGTTTTCAAACGTGCATCGATGGGCTATTTGCTAGTTTATTCATAAACCATATATTTCCGATTAAAATCGGAGATGTCGCTCGTGTTGGCATATGTGCAAAACAAAATCGCATTCCATTTTCGATTGTTGCCGAGTCAGTCATTGTATTGCGCCTTTTAGATTTGGTCGTTTTATTTTTCTTTGCTTTTTTAGGAACAATTGTTTATATGCATATGATTATCCGTTCCGCCGTGATTTTTCCTCTCATTTTTGGCGGTATTGTTTTTTTATTTTTCTTCCTTCGACGTATGGATTTATCATGGGTACAAAAACATAAACAGCACTGGAACATGATACGGGGAAGCCATCGTTTTGTTTTGATTGTTATTGCTATTGTTTTTAGTTGGATATGTGAAGCGGTCGTTTTGTTTGAAATGGCGAAAATGGTCGCTTTTCCTCTGTCGTTTTCCGAAGCGTTGTGGGTAAATAGTATGGCGGTTGGTGGACAAGTATTTCAAATGACGCCAGGAGGATTAGCAACATATGAGGCGGTTATGGCGTTCGCGTTAACTCGCATTCATTCATATTGGGAACAAGCATATGCGCTTGCGTTGGTCACCCATTTATTTAAATTTTTATTTTCTTATGTCGTTGGGCTATACGTATGGTGGCGCATCCCAACGCTATGGACATTCGTTCGAAAGGAGGACGTAGCATGAAAAAAGCATCGAAGTTTGAAAAAGTAGCGGCAAGGTGTTGGAACTTATTAAATGAAGGAAAGCCGTTTACTCCGATTTTTGTTATAGGAACGATGGTTCTTTTTCATTTATTTGATGGTATCACCTTTGAAGAAGGAAAGCAGTTATGGAATAGCTTACTGTTTACTATCCCGCTTTTTGTATTGTACTACGTATATGACTATCCGTTGTTTTTACGTAACTATTTATGGGTTCCGTACGTTGTGTTCCTAATGATTTGGTCTTTTGTTCCGACAGGTTTACTTTTGCTTGCTGTCAGTCTTTACTTCTTTTTCACCGTTTTCTTTTGGGGAACATTATACTATCATTTACGTATCGGAACAACGTGGTTGAATTTTACTCGTTTTTGGAAACTTGTATTGAAAAATAGCGATTCAACAAGTGGGAATGCACAGGAACAATTGCCGAAAGTATTACTTCTTCTTTCTGTATGGGAATATGGAGTACAACATGACATACATGTTCCGTCATTTATTGCTTTTTACGCCTTCGTTTTTGTATGGTCGTTTATTTTGCACCGTTATTTATTTGATTGGAAGCCGAAAGTGATTGACCGTTATACGGACAACGTGCCTCCAAATGCTCAACCGTTGAGCGATCGCGTCATTGTGCTCGTGGTTGATGGAATGAGGAAAGATCGTTTCGAGCAAGCGAACGCCCCGTTTTTAAAGTCGCTTCGTGCGAATGGGACGGACTTTACGCAAATGGAAACGGTATATCCTGCACGTACGGTCGTCTGTTTTACATCCATGCTTACAGGAACATACCCATTTGAACACGGCATTCGTTCAAATATGGTATGGAAGCTAGGGATTCGTGTCGAAAGTATTTTTGATTCTCTTCGAAAAGTAGGGAAAAAAGGAAAAGTGCTCGGCATCGCTCATCTTGTCGATTCCCTAGGAAATGATGTCGAAACAGTTACAGCTGTTATGCATAATGATGTTGCAGATCGTAACATTATGGAGCGAGCGAAACAAATCATGGGCGAACAAGATTTACATTTATTTGTCGTTCAATTTATCGGAACGGATCAAACAGGCCATAGTCGCGGTGTACATTATGATGAGTATGTACAAAAAATTGAAGAAGTTGATCAATTGATTCAACAATTTGTTGAATGGTTGCATGAACAAGGAAAAATGGACAATACGACGTTAATCGTTTGTGCTGATCATGGACAAGCAGACGGAATTGGGGGACATGGTCATTTAGATGAGGGGGAGCGATACGTTCCGTTTTTCATGTATGGTCCGATGATTGAAAAAGGGAAACGCATTGACGAAAAACGTAGTCTCGTATCTCTTGCTCCAACGATTGCTTATTTGCTAGGAGCACCATATCCGAGTCATAGTCGTGGCCCTGTATTAGTTGAAGCGCTAAAGAAAGAGGGAAAATGATGAAAGTCGTTATATTTTTACCTGCGCATAATGAAGAAGAAGTGATTGGTGAAGTGATCCGCCGTATTCCAAGACAAATGCTACCGAATATAGAAGTGTCCGTCCTTGTTGTCGACGATGGATCAACGGATCGAACCGTTGATGTAGCAAAACAAGCAGGAGCCGATTTTATTTATCGACACGAACGAAATCGCGGATTAGGGGCTGCTGTACGTACCGGCTTACAACAATGTGTCGAACTCGGTGCAGACATCGGCGTCATGATTGATGCCGATAATGAATATCCACCCGAACAAATTCCTGATCTCATTATGCCTATTTTACGTGGCGAAGCAGATTATACGATGGGGTCCCGTTTTTTAGGAACGATTCACGGAATGAAGTGGCATCGCCGCATTGGAAATTATATATTCACGTTTATTCAATCGCTGTTATTAAAAACATGGATTTACGACGGTCAATCAGGCATGCGAGCTTTTTCGCGACAAGCGATGGAAGAAGCAGAAATTATTCATGACTACAACTATGCACAAGTATTGACGTTAAACCTAGTGCGGAAAGGATTTCGGTTAAAAGAAGTGCCGATTGTATATCAAGTAAGGACGACAGGACAATCGTTTATTAAATTTACAGCTTATCTTAAGCATGTCATCCCGGCTATTGTGAAAGAAATGTACCGTCCAGTGAAGCGAAAACAAATACATTCTGTTCAACAACGCTAGAGAGTAGTTTTCTAGCGTTTTTTCTTGACAAGGAATATGATAATTATTATCATTATCATTGGAGGAGGAGATCGGAGTGAAAAAATGTTTATTTTTTTGTATGTTAATGATACTAGTTTTCACTTCAGCCCCTATTTCTTCATTTGCTTACTCATATGGTGATCCGAACGAAGAAGCGGTGGCTGAAGCGTACAAAGAGATGATCGCAAAAGTACAAGAGAAAAAATTCGATGAAGTGAAAGCGATTTATGAAACGGTGCAAAAAGAAATCGACATGCATATGGGACCTGAACCGTCTGCGATTATTTTAGAGGCGATTGACGAGAAAGATGGAGATACAGTTGTTTCTGCGATGCAAAAAGTACTTGTATTAAATGTCGCACGACGTTTAGAAAATGTGGAGAAAAATTTCGATAACTACGATACGAGCAAACGTTTATTAGCGAAAGCATTTGCTACATATAAAGCACTTTCCCCAATTGTACAACAAAAAGATGCTGAGCTTGATGAAAAATTAAAACAACAGTTTGACATAGCGCTCCAATCGCTCGGAAATCCAGGGCTATTTGGAGTGGGGAAAAAAGAGTCAAACATCGACCAATTTAAAGAAAGCAAGCGAACGATTTTGGAAGCGTTGCAAGACCAATTTGAATTAGAGAACATTGAAACAGGTCATTTTACCGAGGAAGATTTGGATCGGTTAGCAGCAGCAAAAAAGAAAGAATGGACGGATTTGTCTGATGTGAAAAACTGGATACCGATTATTGCTATCGTTATGGTCATTGTGGCGGTTGTTGTGTATGCCGTAAGAAAACGGAAGTAAAGAAAGGGGGCGCATGTGTTGGAAGTTCAAGCACTGCTCATTACGTTTCGCGAAGCGCTAGAAGCGTTGTTGATTGTTGGAATCATCACATCGTATTTAAAGCGCATTGATCAATCGCGCTATGTGAAATATGTATGGCTTGGAGCGGGGTTAGCTGTTTTTGCAAGCGCAATTGTTGCCTTATTATTTCAAGTCGTACTTACTGGTTTTTCAACGATGGCAAGCGAAATGTATTTAAAGGTAAGCATTATTTTCATTTCTTCCATCTTGTTGACGCAAATGGTTTTTTGGATGGCGGAACATAGTAAAGATATAAAAAGTAGTATGGAAGGAAAAATGAGCAAATACGTCTCTAAAGGCGACGTATTTGGCA
It encodes:
- a CDS encoding TetR family transcriptional regulator, with the translated sequence MKRDKPKFKQIIDAAVIVIAENGYHQAQVSKIAKQAGVADGTIYLYFKNKEDILISLFQEKMGYFIEKIEEEIEGISSPSEKLFLLIQKHFQMLAADPHLAIVTQLELRQSNKSLRLKINEILKGYLKVVDRIVQEGIDKGEFRADLNVRLARQMIFGTIDEMVTTWVMNEQKYDLVALAKPVHQLLTKGCCV
- a CDS encoding electron transfer flavoprotein subunit alpha → MARKVLTLAEVRDGALRNVSFEAISAAKTIAEGGEVVAVVVGASVRSLANELIAYGADRVIVVEHEKLATYTSDGYAQALQAVVEQEKPEGLVFGHTALGKDLSPKLAAKWQSGLVSDVVAVEATGGNIVFTRPIYSGKAFEKKIVTDGLMFVTVRPNNIAPLEKDESRTGAVVDVQVDIKDLRTIVRDIVRKTAEGVDLSEAKVIVAGGRGVKSAEGFEPLKELANVLGGAVGASRGACDAGYCDYSLQIGQTGKVVTPDLYIACGISGAIQHLAGMSNSKVIVAINKDPEANIFKVADYGIVGDLFEVVPLLTEEFKKLKVHS
- a CDS encoding UDP-glucose 4-epimerase codes for the protein MAKVCITGGAGFIGSHLGRKLLELDHELIVIDNFHPYYSTCRKQRQLQQIKNVGFFHFYDVDILQLDSLKQIFFHHQPDVVFHLAALPGVQPSLLEPLAYIDYDVKATVNVLQAAGEAEVQHVLFASSSSVYGNRAFQPLKEEMATGQVISPYAAAKYSAESFCHAYAHIYGYTMTIFRYFTVYGPWGRPDMAISKFIRQLLRNEPITVYGDHTARDYTYIDDIVAGMIQALERKGESDVFNLGAGQPVTMKQLLAELRNHFPHMRVHYEPPRLGDVVATWADITKAKEKIGYEPRVSLREGLSKTIEWAKQYEK
- a CDS encoding glycosyl transferase family 2, whose amino-acid sequence is MKVVIFLPAHNEEEVIGEVIRRIPRQMLPNIEVSVLVVDDGSTDRTVDVAKQAGADFIYRHERNRGLGAAVRTGLQQCVELGADIGVMIDADNEYPPEQIPDLIMPILRGEADYTMGSRFLGTIHGMKWHRRIGNYIFTFIQSLLLKTWIYDGQSGMRAFSRQAMEEAEIIHDYNYAQVLTLNLVRKGFRLKEVPIVYQVRTTGQSFIKFTAYLKHVIPAIVKEMYRPVKRKQIHSVQQR
- a CDS encoding sulfatase, whose product is MKKASKFEKVAARCWNLLNEGKPFTPIFVIGTMVLFHLFDGITFEEGKQLWNSLLFTIPLFVLYYVYDYPLFLRNYLWVPYVVFLMIWSFVPTGLLLLAVSLYFFFTVFFWGTLYYHLRIGTTWLNFTRFWKLVLKNSDSTSGNAQEQLPKVLLLLSVWEYGVQHDIHVPSFIAFYAFVFVWSFILHRYLFDWKPKVIDRYTDNVPPNAQPLSDRVIVLVVDGMRKDRFEQANAPFLKSLRANGTDFTQMETVYPARTVVCFTSMLTGTYPFEHGIRSNMVWKLGIRVESIFDSLRKVGKKGKVLGIAHLVDSLGNDVETVTAVMHNDVADRNIMERAKQIMGEQDLHLFVVQFIGTDQTGHSRGVHYDEYVQKIEEVDQLIQQFVEWLHEQGKMDNTTLIVCADHGQADGIGGHGHLDEGERYVPFFMYGPMIEKGKRIDEKRSLVSLAPTIAYLLGAPYPSHSRGPVLVEALKKEGK
- a CDS encoding long-chain fatty acid--CoA ligase (activates fatty acids by binding to coenzyme A), with product MEKPWLALYPQQVPHSIDYPRKPLQQFLQEAAEQFPHKTAIHFLGKELTYKEVYEQALKLASYLQQLGLEKGDRVSIMLPNCPQAVISYYAVLFAGGIVVQTNPLYTERELEYQLNDSGAKVIIGLDLLYPRITKVKTHTKIKHMIITSIKDYLPFPKNVLYPFVQKKQTGMIVRVKHEGDCHLFTKALSLASGKVKETDVDPIEDVALLQYTGGTTGFPKAAMLTHHNLTANTLMCTKWMYKCERGNESILGVLPFFHVYGMTAVMNLSIMEGYKMILLPKFDVETTLKTIEKQRPTLFPGAPTIYIALLNHPNLKKYDLSSIKICISGSAPLPVEVQEQFETVTGGKIIEGYGLTEASPVTHSNFIWDGKRIKGSIGVPWPDTEAMIVSLETGGKANVNEIGEIVVRGPQVMKGYWNRPEETAATLRDGWLYTGDLGYMNEEGYFFVVDRKKDMIIASGYNVYPREVEEVLYEHPKVQEAVVIGVPDAYRGETVKAFIVLKEGEQCTEEELDQFMRSKLAAYKVPRIYEFRKELPKTAVGKILRRALVEEEKEKQK
- a CDS encoding electron transfer flavoprotein subunit beta → MNIFVLMKRTFDTEEKIVIQNGKVSEEGAEFIINPYDEYAIEEAIQVRDQHGGEVTVVTIGNEDAEKELRTALAMGADKAVLINIEDDVENRDQYTTAKVLAEYLKDKEADLILAGNVAIDGGSGQVGPRVAELLGIPYITTITKLEIDGTNVKVVRDVEGDEEVIETSLPLLVTAQQGLNEPRYPSLPGIMKAKKKPLEELELDDLDLEEDDVEAKTKTIEIFLPPKKEAGKILQGDIADQVKELVSLLHTEAKVI
- a CDS encoding thioredoxin, with protein sequence MAIVNATDQTFVNEVKEGVVLVDFWAPWCGPCKMIAPVLEEVDRELAGKVKVVKVNVDDNPETAGKYGVMSIPTLFVFKDGEVVDKTVGFQPKEALVGLLSKHL
- a CDS encoding lysylphosphatidylglycerol synthetase; amino-acid sequence: MRLISLICIVAFIWMTIHHFDAQLLFDLMHKLVSQPWHTSYMVTMYGFAFVLRAMAWKLYLPQARFQTCIDGLFASLFINHIFPIKIGDVARVGICAKQNRIPFSIVAESVIVLRLLDLVVLFFFAFLGTIVYMHMIIRSAVIFPLIFGGIVFLFFFLRRMDLSWVQKHKQHWNMIRGSHRFVLIVIAIVFSWICEAVVLFEMAKMVAFPLSFSEALWVNSMAVGGQVFQMTPGGLATYEAVMAFALTRIHSYWEQAYALALVTHLFKFLFSYVVGLYVWWRIPTLWTFVRKEDVA
- a CDS encoding enoyl-CoA hydratase, with the protein product MFSVQQEGYVAILALHRPPANALASSVLKELSERLDALKEDEQVRVIVLHGEGRFFSAGADIKEFTAIEASEQAAELARAGQQVMEKIEQFPKPIIAAIHGAALGGGLELAMSCHLRIVAENAKLGLPELQLGIIPGFAGTQRLLRHVGMAKALEMMWTSEPITGAEAVQWGLANKAVPEEQLLDTAKQLAQKIAQKSPISVQAVLKLVNEARTKTFHECVEKEAQLFGQVFVTEDAKEGISAFIEKRTPQFQGK